Proteins encoded together in one Pseudoroseomonas cervicalis window:
- the pstC gene encoding phosphate ABC transporter permease subunit PstC, with protein MAPPGRALSRGKSSGALGDAIFAAACRSAGVFVLLLLGAIILELFLGGLQAFRTFGLSFVSSTEWDPVQEVFGAGVSIYGTVITAVLALVLAVPLAFGVAFYLTELAPAWLKRPVGTAVELLAAVPSIIYGMWGFFLIVPFMAQTVQPFVIDTLGELPFIGFLFAGPPFGTGIFTAALILAIMVLPFIAATMRDVFETVPPVYKESAYGLGCTQWEVVRSVVLPYTRISVVGGIMLGLGRALGETMAVTFVIGNANRISTSLFGPGNTIASLVALEFGESELGSLKLSALLGLGFILFVISFIVLAASRFLLRQRLKA; from the coding sequence ATGGCGCCGCCCGGACGGGCGCTCAGCCGCGGCAAGAGCTCGGGCGCGCTGGGCGACGCCATCTTCGCCGCCGCCTGCCGCAGCGCGGGGGTGTTTGTCCTGCTGCTGCTCGGCGCCATCATTCTGGAGCTGTTCCTGGGCGGGCTGCAGGCCTTCCGCACCTTCGGCCTGTCCTTCGTCAGCTCGACGGAATGGGACCCGGTGCAGGAGGTGTTCGGCGCCGGCGTGTCGATCTACGGCACCGTCATCACCGCCGTGCTGGCGCTGGTGCTGGCCGTGCCGCTGGCCTTCGGCGTCGCCTTCTACCTGACCGAGCTGGCCCCCGCCTGGCTGAAGCGCCCCGTCGGCACGGCGGTCGAGCTGCTCGCCGCGGTGCCCTCGATCATCTACGGCATGTGGGGCTTCTTCCTGATCGTGCCCTTCATGGCGCAGACGGTGCAGCCCTTCGTCATCGACACGCTGGGCGAGCTGCCCTTCATCGGCTTCCTCTTCGCCGGCCCCCCCTTCGGCACCGGCATCTTCACCGCCGCGCTGATCCTGGCGATCATGGTGCTGCCCTTCATCGCGGCGACCATGCGCGACGTGTTCGAGACGGTGCCCCCGGTCTACAAGGAGAGCGCCTACGGCCTCGGCTGCACGCAGTGGGAGGTGGTGCGCAGCGTCGTGCTGCCCTACACGCGGATCTCGGTGGTGGGCGGCATCATGCTGGGCCTCGGCCGGGCGCTGGGCGAGACCATGGCGGTCACCTTCGTCATCGGCAATGCCAACCGCATCTCCACCAGCCTGTTCGGCCCGGGCAACACCATCGCCTCGCTGGTCGCGCTGGAATTCGGCGAGAGCGAGCTCGGCAGCCTGAAGCTCTCGGCCCTGCTGGGGCTCGGCTTCATCCTCTTCGTCATCTCCTTCATCGTGCTCGCGGCGTCGCGCTTCCTGCTGCGCCAGCGGCTGAAGGCCTGA
- the pstS gene encoding phosphate ABC transporter substrate-binding protein PstS — protein sequence MVSNRLLALAAGLVATIGLSMGAAAQQATITGAGASFPNPLYQKWGEAARSAINVQLNYQSVGSGAGQAQIRNRTVDFGASDAPMTAEQLQEHNLLQFPATMGSLVAIVNIPGVEMNQMRLTGEILADIYLGKITKWNDPKLVEMNPGVTLPNLAIAPVYRADGSGTTFVWVSYLSAVSNEFKGRVGVGTSVRWPAGTGARGNEGVAGTVRNVRGAIGYVEQAYAEQNHLTTTQLRNRAGNYVTPTPEAFQAAAANADWTAPNFAASLIDTQGERSWPIVSPTFILLPKNPQDATRAQNVMRFFDWAFRSGDQTATELDYIPLPESVENAIRAAWAEIRVDGRALWPAQ from the coding sequence ATGGTGAGCAATCGGCTTCTGGCCCTGGCGGCCGGCCTCGTGGCGACGATCGGCCTCTCGATGGGGGCCGCCGCGCAGCAGGCCACGATCACCGGGGCGGGTGCGAGCTTCCCGAACCCGCTGTACCAGAAGTGGGGCGAGGCCGCTCGCTCCGCCATCAATGTGCAGCTGAACTACCAGTCGGTCGGCTCGGGCGCCGGCCAGGCGCAGATCCGCAACCGCACGGTGGATTTCGGCGCCTCCGACGCGCCGATGACGGCCGAGCAGCTGCAGGAGCACAACCTGCTGCAATTCCCGGCCACGATGGGCAGCCTGGTCGCCATCGTGAACATCCCGGGCGTCGAGATGAACCAGATGCGCCTGACCGGCGAGATCCTGGCCGACATCTATCTGGGCAAGATCACCAAGTGGAACGACCCGAAGCTGGTCGAGATGAACCCGGGCGTGACCCTGCCGAACCTGGCGATCGCCCCGGTCTATCGCGCCGATGGCTCGGGCACGACCTTCGTGTGGGTGTCCTACCTCTCGGCCGTCTCCAACGAGTTCAAGGGCCGCGTCGGCGTCGGCACCTCGGTGCGCTGGCCCGCCGGCACCGGCGCCCGCGGCAATGAGGGTGTCGCCGGCACCGTCCGCAACGTGCGCGGCGCCATCGGCTATGTCGAGCAGGCCTATGCCGAGCAGAACCACCTGACCACGACGCAGCTGCGCAACCGCGCCGGCAACTATGTGACGCCGACGCCGGAGGCCTTCCAGGCCGCCGCCGCCAATGCCGACTGGACCGCGCCGAACTTCGCCGCCAGCCTGATCGACACCCAGGGCGAGAGGTCCTGGCCGATCGTCTCGCCGACCTTCATCCTGCTGCCGAAGAACCCGCAGGATGCGACCCGCGCCCAGAACGTGATGCGCTTCTTCGACTGGGCCTTCCGCTCGGGCGACCAGACGGCCACCGAGCTGGACTACATCCCGCTGCCGGAGAGCGTCGAGAACGCCATCCGCGCCGCCTGGGCCGAGATCCGGGTCGATGGCCGCGCCCTCTGGCCGGCGCAGTAA
- a CDS encoding sensor histidine kinase has product MPRPVSEAPPGGMLLSWLPPASSRAAAWAAAPVGAGLALLLLHGVPLPAALGPGFAPALAILPLAAAGLAGGVSGGAGAVLLMLLGEALLLLLSPGMARLPLLAGLLPAGLLVAGLAGLLRQRLEAERRLHARQRRLEALAGAGSWQSFSGGGALRLSPSAWALLQRPAEAAPISTGRFHTLLCPEDVEPLREALRRAHGGRTPLRAEFRALLPGGGTRWLELVGEPQPDGGQRGVLLDIDARKQARQDCDTALARQETLNRELVHRVRNTFQLMISLLRLQQRQAVPAAVPALEAALHRVQSMALVHADLYPAAVDGAVRLEAYLPGLAQAVLAGSPRRPAPALRLEVAPLLLATDHALLLGLALCEGLDNALRHAWPEGEAGTLSLRLTLGESEAELLLEDDGRGLPARFTFGEGGLGLLLLQSSAQQLAGSLALEAGPPSRIRIRFPRAGNEKTPPGYGRG; this is encoded by the coding sequence ATGCCGCGGCCGGTGAGCGAGGCGCCGCCGGGCGGGATGCTGCTCTCCTGGCTGCCCCCGGCCTCCTCCCGCGCCGCCGCCTGGGCCGCGGCGCCGGTGGGTGCCGGGCTGGCGCTGCTGCTGCTGCATGGCGTGCCGCTGCCCGCCGCGCTGGGCCCCGGCTTCGCCCCGGCCCTGGCGATCCTGCCGCTGGCCGCCGCCGGCCTGGCCGGCGGGGTGTCGGGCGGCGCCGGCGCCGTGCTGCTGATGCTGCTGGGCGAGGCGCTGCTGCTGCTGCTGAGCCCGGGCATGGCGCGGCTGCCGCTGCTGGCCGGGCTGCTGCCGGCCGGCCTGCTGGTGGCCGGGCTGGCCGGGCTGCTGCGCCAGCGGCTGGAGGCCGAGCGGCGGCTGCATGCGCGGCAGCGCCGGCTGGAGGCGCTGGCCGGCGCCGGCAGCTGGCAATCCTTCTCCGGCGGCGGCGCGCTGCGCCTCTCCCCCTCCGCCTGGGCGCTGCTGCAGCGCCCGGCCGAGGCGGCGCCGATCAGCACCGGCCGCTTCCACACCCTGCTCTGCCCGGAGGATGTCGAGCCGCTGCGCGAGGCGCTGCGCCGCGCCCATGGCGGCCGCACCCCGCTGCGGGCGGAGTTCCGCGCCCTGCTGCCCGGCGGCGGCACGCGCTGGCTGGAGCTGGTGGGCGAGCCGCAGCCGGATGGCGGCCAGCGCGGCGTGCTGCTCGACATCGACGCCCGCAAGCAGGCCCGGCAGGATTGCGACACCGCCCTGGCCCGGCAGGAGACGCTGAACCGCGAGCTGGTGCACCGAGTGCGCAACACCTTCCAGCTGATGATCAGCCTGCTGCGCCTGCAGCAGCGCCAGGCCGTCCCGGCGGCGGTGCCGGCGCTGGAGGCGGCGCTGCACCGGGTGCAATCCATGGCCCTGGTGCATGCCGATCTCTACCCCGCCGCGGTCGATGGCGCGGTGCGGCTGGAGGCCTATCTGCCCGGCCTGGCGCAGGCGGTGCTGGCGGGCTCGCCGCGCCGCCCGGCGCCGGCGCTGCGGCTGGAGGTGGCGCCGCTGCTGCTGGCCACCGACCATGCCCTGCTGCTCGGCCTGGCGCTGTGCGAGGGGCTGGACAATGCGCTGCGCCATGCCTGGCCGGAGGGCGAGGCCGGCACCCTGTCGCTGCGCCTGACGCTCGGCGAGTCGGAGGCCGAGCTGCTGCTGGAGGATGACGGGCGCGGCCTGCCCGCCCGCTTCACCTTCGGCGAGGGCGGGCTCGGCCTGCTGCTGCTGCAATCCTCCGCCCAGCAGCTGGCCGGCAGCCTGGCGCTGGAGGCCGGGCCGCCTTCGCGCATCCGCATCCGCTTCCCGCGCGCCGGCAATGAGAAAACCCCGCCCGGATACGGGCGGGGCTGA